One Methanoculleus sp. 7T genomic window carries:
- a CDS encoding 4Fe-4S binding protein: protein MMKDYSLYSRGGVITERNADYATIRLRIPAGVLSAAQIRQLAKISEKYGDGSLHLTMRQTAEIPHVNPDNLEKVAKALEKNGTPIGAEKNEVVNIMACPGTERCKYANCETIDLAKKIDERVFGKELPIRLRIAISGCTYMCNSPLLNDIGIIGRIRPLRTPGLCTGCGTCVEYCKQCAIALKNGVSVLEESKCVQCGICIHSCPYHLLKSEYDHYQITVGGRRGASPQIGRELVTVETEEEAIEVVDRIVYWVYRSAWSDRLLADQMDEIGFDKFKEEIQKAFGPKERAAGA from the coding sequence ATGATGAAAGACTATTCCCTCTACAGCCGGGGAGGGGTCATCACCGAGCGGAATGCAGACTATGCAACGATACGGTTGCGGATCCCGGCAGGGGTTCTCTCCGCAGCCCAGATCCGGCAGCTCGCCAAGATCAGTGAGAAGTACGGAGACGGCTCTCTCCACCTCACCATGCGCCAGACGGCGGAGATCCCGCACGTGAACCCGGATAACCTCGAGAAGGTGGCCAAAGCCCTCGAGAAGAACGGGACGCCCATCGGGGCGGAGAAGAACGAAGTAGTGAACATCATGGCCTGCCCGGGCACGGAGCGGTGCAAGTATGCCAACTGCGAGACGATCGATCTTGCGAAGAAGATCGACGAGCGGGTCTTCGGGAAGGAACTGCCGATACGACTCCGCATCGCCATATCCGGCTGCACCTACATGTGCAACAGTCCGCTTCTAAACGACATCGGCATCATCGGCAGGATCCGGCCGCTGCGTACGCCCGGGCTCTGCACGGGGTGCGGCACTTGCGTGGAGTACTGCAAGCAGTGCGCCATAGCGCTGAAGAACGGCGTCTCCGTCCTCGAAGAGAGCAAATGCGTCCAGTGCGGCATCTGCATCCACTCCTGCCCCTACCACCTCCTGAAATCCGAGTACGATCACTACCAGATCACGGTCGGCGGCCGGCGCGGGGCCTCACCCCAGATAGGGCGCGAACTCGTCACCGTCGAGACCGAGGAGGAGGCCATCGAGGTCGTCGACCGCATCGTCTACTGGGTCTACCGGAGCGCCTGGAGCGACCGACTCCTTGCCGATCAGATGGATGAGATTGGGTTTGATAAGTTCAAGGAAGAGATCCAGAAAGCGTTCGGGCCGAAGGAACGTGCGGCAGGGGCTTGA
- the tuf gene encoding translation elongation factor EF-1 subunit alpha gives MAVEKPHMNLAVIGHIDHGKSTTVGRLLFETGAVPPHIIESYRKEAESKGKGSFEFAWVMDSLKEERERGITIDIAHKRFDTDKYYFTVVDCPGHRDFVKNMITGASQADAALLVVAAPDGVMEQTKEHVFLSRTLGINQLIIGINKMDVVKYDEKRYNEVKDQLSQLIKMVGYKPDAISFIPMSSFVGDNIGKRSENTPWYKGQTVLEALNALVEPEKPTNLPMRLPIQDVYSISGIGTVPVGRVETGIMKKGMKVSFMPANKEGEVKSIEMHHEEIPQALPGDNVGFNVRGIGKGDIRRGDVCGPADVPPTVADEFIAQVVVLHHPSALTVGYTPVFHCHTAQIACTFVELQKKLDPRTGQVKEENPTFLKTGDAAIVKIKPTRPMVIEKVKEIPQLGRFAVRDMGSTIAAGMCINITPKQMR, from the coding sequence ATGGCAGTTGAAAAGCCCCACATGAATTTAGCAGTAATCGGACACATCGACCACGGTAAGTCTACTACCGTCGGCCGGTTGCTCTTTGAGACCGGAGCCGTGCCGCCCCACATCATCGAGTCGTACAGGAAGGAAGCTGAATCCAAGGGTAAGGGCTCGTTCGAGTTCGCCTGGGTTATGGACAGCCTCAAGGAAGAGCGTGAACGTGGTATTACCATCGATATCGCCCACAAGCGGTTCGACACCGACAAGTACTACTTCACCGTTGTGGACTGCCCCGGCCACCGTGACTTCGTCAAGAACATGATCACGGGCGCATCTCAGGCAGACGCCGCACTGCTGGTCGTCGCCGCACCCGATGGCGTGATGGAGCAGACCAAGGAGCACGTCTTCCTGTCCCGTACGCTCGGCATCAACCAGTTGATCATCGGCATCAACAAGATGGATGTCGTCAAGTACGACGAGAAGCGCTACAACGAGGTCAAGGACCAACTCTCTCAGCTGATCAAGATGGTCGGCTACAAGCCCGACGCCATCAGCTTCATCCCGATGAGCTCGTTCGTCGGTGACAACATCGGCAAGCGCAGCGAGAACACCCCTTGGTACAAGGGCCAGACGGTGCTCGAAGCACTCAACGCGCTCGTCGAACCCGAAAAGCCCACGAACCTTCCCATGCGTCTCCCCATTCAGGACGTCTACTCCATCTCCGGTATCGGAACCGTGCCCGTCGGCCGTGTCGAAACCGGTATCATGAAGAAGGGAATGAAGGTCAGTTTCATGCCCGCGAACAAGGAGGGTGAGGTCAAGTCCATCGAGATGCACCACGAAGAGATCCCGCAGGCGCTTCCGGGCGACAACGTCGGGTTCAACGTCCGTGGCATCGGCAAGGGTGACATCCGCCGTGGCGACGTCTGCGGTCCCGCCGACGTGCCCCCGACCGTTGCAGACGAGTTCATCGCACAGGTCGTCGTGCTCCACCACCCAAGCGCCCTGACCGTCGGCTACACCCCGGTCTTCCACTGCCACACCGCACAGATCGCGTGCACCTTCGTCGAGCTCCAGAAGAAACTCGACCCCCGCACCGGTCAGGTCAAGGAAGAGAACCCCACGTTCCTCAAGACCGGCGATGCAGCAATCGTCAAGATCAAGCCCACGCGGCCCATGGTCATCGAGAAGGTCAAGGAGATCCCGCAGCTCGGACGGTTCGCTGTCCGTGATATGGGGTCGACTATCGCGGCAGGCATGTGTATCAACATCACGCCCAAGCAGATGAGATAA
- a CDS encoding phosphatidylglycerophosphatase A — MFEIERRLEEKGIGRKDIVATAMELYVPHGIGADEAARRLDAKIGAALRDPNVSSLLLGAVLLEDELYWKRKNSEIADDPVFLLSDEIIGMAIAEVIGGTYARFEFTRYDQKKPGILGELGPFLDDAVAGLIAGCTSRLYSESMEPA; from the coding sequence ATGTTCGAGATCGAGCGCAGACTGGAAGAGAAAGGTATCGGGCGGAAAGATATCGTCGCCACCGCAATGGAACTCTATGTTCCGCACGGCATCGGGGCGGATGAGGCTGCGCGGAGGCTGGATGCAAAGATCGGGGCGGCCCTCCGGGACCCCAACGTATCGTCGCTCCTCCTCGGCGCCGTCCTGCTTGAGGACGAACTCTACTGGAAGCGGAAGAACTCCGAGATCGCCGACGACCCCGTCTTCCTCCTCTCGGATGAGATCATCGGAATGGCCATCGCCGAGGTGATCGGGGGGACCTATGCACGGTTCGAGTTCACCCGCTACGACCAGAAGAAACCGGGAATTCTGGGCGAACTCGGGCCGTTCCTCGACGACGCCGTCGCCGGGCTGATCGCCGGCTGCACATCGCGCCTCTACAGCGAGTCGATGGAGCCGGCGTGA
- the cobS gene encoding adenosylcobinamide-GDP ribazoletransferase: MKSVLALLQFCTSLPLGRPVDFEHFARRSYLYPIAGYVIGGIAAGIAYWIASPTIGAAVALAAVLALSGCNHFDGLLDFGDGLMAHGSREKRISAMTDRTTGAGAVAAGIVVTLIAFAGLQSAAPLWAAILIAEVCAKVAMSYLTTLGVPFREGIHSYLHGFARPWFLVPATLLALPLFLLPLPGVKIALALAAAAVIAALMIFLARHLFGGVNGDVVGAANEITRAGVLLILALL, translated from the coding sequence GTGAAGTCCGTCCTCGCCCTTCTACAGTTCTGCACATCGCTTCCTCTCGGGAGACCGGTCGACTTCGAGCACTTCGCCCGCCGCTCCTACCTCTATCCGATCGCCGGGTATGTGATCGGCGGGATAGCGGCCGGCATCGCGTACTGGATAGCATCCCCGACAATCGGTGCGGCTGTCGCCCTCGCGGCGGTGCTCGCCCTCTCAGGGTGCAACCACTTCGACGGCCTGCTGGACTTCGGCGACGGGCTCATGGCCCACGGGAGCCGGGAGAAGCGGATTTCGGCTATGACCGACCGGACCACGGGGGCCGGCGCCGTCGCGGCGGGCATCGTCGTCACGCTCATCGCGTTCGCCGGGCTCCAGAGCGCGGCACCGCTCTGGGCGGCCATCCTCATCGCCGAGGTCTGCGCGAAGGTCGCGATGTCGTACCTGACCACGCTCGGCGTGCCGTTCCGTGAGGGGATACACTCCTACCTCCACGGGTTTGCGAGACCCTGGTTCCTCGTCCCGGCCACTCTGCTCGCGCTCCCCCTCTTCCTGTTGCCGCTGCCCGGGGTGAAGATCGCGCTTGCGCTCGCAGCCGCGGCAGTCATCGCCGCACTGATGATATTTCTTGCCCGGCACCTCTTCGGCGGCGTCAACGGCGACGTTGTCGGCGCCGCAAACGAGATCACCCGAGCGGGCGTCCTCCTCATCCTCGCCCTCCTGTAA
- the rpsJ gene encoding 30S ribosomal protein S10 translates to MQKARIRLSGTDFEKIEMVCDRIKEIAERTGVNLAGPIPLPTKKLVVPTRKSPDGEGTATWDRWQMRVHKRLIDIDADERALRQLMRIQVPKDIGIEIVLES, encoded by the coding sequence ATGCAAAAGGCCAGAATACGTCTTTCCGGAACTGACTTCGAAAAAATCGAGATGGTCTGTGATAGGATCAAAGAGATAGCAGAGCGCACCGGCGTCAATCTGGCAGGTCCGATCCCGCTACCCACGAAGAAACTCGTGGTGCCCACCAGGAAGAGCCCTGACGGCGAAGGTACCGCAACCTGGGATCGCTGGCAGATGCGGGTGCACAAGAGGCTCATCGACATCGACGCCGACGAGCGTGCACTGCGCCAGTTGATGCGCATTCAGGTTCCAAAAGACATCGGCATTGAGATCGTGCTGGAGAGTTGA